In Candidatus Contubernalis alkalaceticus, the genomic window AATTATCTTTCCAGGGCAGATGGGGAACCGTTAACCTATCAATTTATTCCTTACCGGGAATTTCCTGGAGGAGATACCTTTAATGCTGCATTTTTTCAGAGTGCTATCCAACCCCTGGCACAGGTTTTTGGGCAGAATCTTCATAATTTAAAGGTTCTTTCTTCAAAGCTGGGTGGGAATGTCATAGAAACAGCTTGCCGAACTGAAATAATTTTTTGGTTTCTTCCCAGGGTTCCGTTGAAGTACATTGTATGGCCGGGAGATGAAGAGATTAACTCCCAGGCAAACATCTTATTTGATTCTTCTGCCGGCGGATACCTTCATACGGAAGATCTTGCCGCTGCCGGGGCATATCTGACGGAACTGCTGGTGGATAAGGCGGAGAATCTAACCCTTCATGAAATCATATAAGCTCAAAAAAGGGTATTGAAATGATGGGGTTTGCTAAAAATATATGTGAAGTGCCGCACCATAGACAATTGTCTATATTAGAACAATTATTATTTCAGGAGTGTTAACTAAAAAATCAGGAGCATGAAAAACGTGATTATAGTCAGTGCTTGCCTCTTGGGGATCAACTGTAAATATAATGGGAAAAACAACCGGAATCCCTTTGTGCTGGAATTGGGGAAAAAGGTGCCCCTGATCCCTGTATGTCCTGAACAGTTAGGCGGCCTTCCTACCCCCCGGGTTGGTGCGGAAATAATTGGTGGAGCCGGTAAAGAAGTCTTAGGGAAAACGGCCCAGGTGGTAAATCAACAAGGGGAAGAGGTTACCTCTTTTTTTTTGAAAGGGGCGGCTGAGACGCTGCGACTGGCAGAGATCACCGGCTCCAATACGGCTATATTAAAATCCCACAGTCCCTCCTGCGGCTCAGGGTTCATTTATAGTGGAGATTTTGATGGAAAATTGAAAGAGGGAGAAGGTGTCACGGCAGCTCTCTTGAAAGAAAAAGGACTGCTGGTTTTAAATGAAAACATATTTTCTGATAACCAAAAGGGAAAGGATTTAAAGAGGTGAAAGACATGAAGGTAAAAGCGGTAGCTTTGTTTTCCGGAGGGTTGGACAGCCAATTGTCGGTCCTTATGGTTCAGGAGCAGGGGGTGGAGGTGGTAGGTATTACTTTTTCTACTCCTTTTTTTACCCCGGAAGCGGCCATAAAAGCTGCTGAACAGCTGGAACTTCCGCTGGAGGTGGAGGACTTTACCCAGGGAT contains:
- a CDS encoding DUF3786 domain-containing protein codes for the protein MSLYLPSYEKSDPKNYILALKESRSQFSIKDPGQMALRSGTHYKGDTILLKALGHEFSVKHPQGIVKFSREQGLEPHFSLQLIFINYLSRADGEPLTYQFIPYREFPGGDTFNAAFFQSAIQPLAQVFGQNLHNLKVLSSKLGGNVIETACRTEIIFWFLPRVPLKYIVWPGDEEINSQANILFDSSAGGYLHTEDLAAAGAYLTELLVDKAENLTLHEII
- a CDS encoding DUF523 domain-containing protein, which gives rise to MIIVSACLLGINCKYNGKNNRNPFVLELGKKVPLIPVCPEQLGGLPTPRVGAEIIGGAGKEVLGKTAQVVNQQGEEVTSFFLKGAAETLRLAEITGSNTAILKSHSPSCGSGFIYSGDFDGKLKEGEGVTAALLKEKGLLVLNENIFSDNQKGKDLKR